GATTTTCAAATTGGCTGTATGTTGGCTTATATCACGATGTATCCAAAAACCTGCCGCCCTGAAGATGTACTGAAAACACAACAAATCAACGATAAATTCAACTATTTCTGTGGTGATGTTCAAGTCAAAGGAAAATATCCTTATTTCATGAAGCGTTATTTTGAAAAAAATAACATTAATGTGGAAATCACTGAAGAAGATCAGCAGATCCTTCAGGCTGGAACGGTCGATTACTATACGTTTAGTTATTACATGACAACTTGTATCGCTGATGACTTAGACCAACGAGATGATAAATCTGGTGGTAATTTATTTGGCGGTGTCTCAAATGAATATCTGCCAAGCAGCGACTGGGGCTGGCAAATCGATCCAATCGGTCTGCGTTATACATTGAATCAGATTTATTCTCGTTATGAAGTGCCTTTGATGGTCGTAGAAAATGGTCTTGGTGCTTTTGATGAAGTGGCAGCAGATGGTTCGATCAGTGATGACTATCGAATCGATTACTTCAAACAACACATCATTGAGATGGATAAAGCGATCGAAGATGGCGTAGACTTGATCGGCTATACGCCATGGGGCTGTATCGATTTGATCAGTGCGGGGACTGGAGAAATGAGCAAGCGTTATGGATTTATTTACGTTGACCGTGATGACGAAGGAAATGGCACTTTGGCAAGAAGCCGTAAAAAGTCCTTCTATTGGTACAAACAAGTCATTGAATCGAACGGCGAAAACCTTTCTAATTAACGAAAAAATTGAATAACTAAAAAAAACTGTAAAATCATTTAGCCTTTCTAATAGATTTTACAGTTTTTAGTTTAATAAATGCTTAATACTATAGTCTTTTGTTTGTCTCTGTCATAAAAGTACGTTAAAATTTTAAAAAGAGAACATTTATAAAAGAGGGAGAGATTTCCATGTGTACAAGTATCACGATGACGACTGATGAGCAAGATGTTTTATTGGCTCGAACAATGGATTTTGGTGTAGTTTTAGAAGCAGAGCCAACCTTTATTCCTAGAAAAAAGTTTGTTTTTAATAATGATGACAGTGACAATCATAAAAATGACTATGCCTTCGTAGGGATGGCACGACAAGAAAATGATGCTTTCATTTTCGCCGATGGTTTAAATGAAAAAGGCTTGTCTTGTGCAACTCTTTATTTTTCAGGTTATGCCGACTACAATGATCAAGCACATGATAAAACATATCCCTTAGCCCCACATGATGTTGTTCCATTTTTACTTTCTTCTTGCGCAACGGTTCGTGAAGCCGCTGAAGTGATGGAAAATGCCCAAATAGAAAACATTTCATTAGACTTTCTTGAGACTGTTTTACCTCTTCATTGGGTCGTTACTGATGCCTCAGGTCAAAGCATCGTGATCGAATATATTGATGAAATCCTGCAAATCCATGATAATACAGTCGGCGTGATGACTAACAGCCCAGACTATCTATGGCATGTGACAAACCTTAGAAACTATATCGGTCTTTCAACGACTCAAAAAACAGAATTTCAATTGCAAAACATCATCATGAGACCTTTCGGCGAAGGCGCTGGTTCTTTCG
This sequence is a window from Enterococcus wangshanyuanii. Protein-coding genes within it:
- a CDS encoding glycoside hydrolase family 1 protein, which translates into the protein MTFPKNFLWGGATAANQCEGAWDVDGKGDSINDHNRAGSRTAGTRRTFDLTIDTENYYYPSHTGIDFYHHYKEDIALFAEMGFKVYRLSIAWTRIFPNGDEETPNEAGLQFYDDVFDELAKYGIEPLVTISHFELPFHLGKKYDGFLDKRTIGFYERYATTLFERYKNKVKYWLTFNEINFGTMEHGLRISGLFNREYTETEQYQALHNVFLASAKAVSAGHKINPDFQIGCMLAYITMYPKTCRPEDVLKTQQINDKFNYFCGDVQVKGKYPYFMKRYFEKNNINVEITEEDQQILQAGTVDYYTFSYYMTTCIADDLDQRDDKSGGNLFGGVSNEYLPSSDWGWQIDPIGLRYTLNQIYSRYEVPLMVVENGLGAFDEVAADGSISDDYRIDYFKQHIIEMDKAIEDGVDLIGYTPWGCIDLISAGTGEMSKRYGFIYVDRDDEGNGTLARSRKKSFYWYKQVIESNGENLSN
- a CDS encoding linear amide C-N hydrolase produces the protein MCTSITMTTDEQDVLLARTMDFGVVLEAEPTFIPRKKFVFNNDDSDNHKNDYAFVGMARQENDAFIFADGLNEKGLSCATLYFSGYADYNDQAHDKTYPLAPHDVVPFLLSSCATVREAAEVMENAQIENISLDFLETVLPLHWVVTDASGQSIVIEYIDEILQIHDNTVGVMTNSPDYLWHVTNLRNYIGLSTTQKTEFQLQNIIMRPFGEGAGSFGLPGDFTSPSRFIRAAFLKSCLQEVESEVDAVTAAFHVLSNVSVPKGLVQTTDSYDYTQYTSIMMNSSLKYYYKTYNNQRIRCIDLTAEDFDAPNGKIWSSSDTEDILYRNKK